In Trichoderma asperellum chromosome 1, complete sequence, a single window of DNA contains:
- a CDS encoding uncharacterized protein (EggNog:ENOG41~TransMembrane:9 (i418-439o445-465i472-495o510-530i542-571o583-599i611-632o664-684i696-712o)), producing MSSIALRRPRPAPPRRVSARHDSISPSTITPLRPFPVHRGHATADFTEADDDDEDEDDGFNHNNSNSYNTRNDPSRFDDGNNNNNNNNNNNNNNNNNNNNNNNNNNNSNSNSNGSNNTRRRRAYTTDMPPEGLRGHDEDDDDDDGEEERQPRRRNTLPVLPLFSSSHLDALPVYSLTHAIRIIVSSRTETTLTWDQLRSPQVSQFLVKPMQQQIRSQHFSRATIYALMANCLQFTKEGQLYAANAGISNTRAKVCELLALKMLKEYSTRELIDALAYDFYPLQGMPGAQPPPMTAGSSSSKSKNNPLVASRTSTLEVAIRASAKHFLAHPVVVQQLEAIWNGAISFYSSADSLHRESPSSPYARYNSQPKVDDRTPLLGSLPPKPGNFAVPPGRRTVMLYDPRQASLLKLSRLRVPRYRSFLSTLSLGVLIGLFLAVLAKRSAQITGLELVFWFWSAGFMLDELVGFNEQGFALYLMSFWNIFDLGILVLLIAYYCMRVYGVFLADPHHWNAMAFDVLAANAILLLPRIFSVLDHYQYFSQLLIAFRLMAVDLAAVCILILIVCSGFFVFFTSSTTSSNGAEVAYKIFQILMGFTPAAWDVWPSYNWLARALLCFFLIICHFLIVTILISVLTNSFMAIASNANEEHQFLFAINTISMVKNDALFSYIAPSNIFAWLLMPLRYCMPLRHFVLLNRIIIKVTHCPVLFCIYLYERFWLAPSMYEPTDLVENPGRSRARTISFGDMANRTNIFSPSMRVREESVAGYQKDRALDELFLRMPDATKAQRRHERRKTKTAIRNWMDRNDQDVGGPNWPPSDGRAVPDWQRRMSMGWDLRSNSRQVSDIRSIVSDPADLASNAGGASYRGYRMMDPRFTDPRFAHLTPEYKDHTDADGDDELVTNDEYEDELGTNTDPRGPRRVNALASETDDYFTTTPTGAQSAAITSSHSSSDKGNSSNKPRRRVAHNRTLSTNTILFNPGEMDHPPESSASASPPKRPAPTTSRGGNAGEVTPSMRSPPRRSMFSPPTLNTRSTMPSQGLASTSNLNRSAVMGLDPRNRDRTVRRLSSADLSILSDNTNLPFVGDINAGLAGSFQTQMALALMKDSRLRDAGGADTADRDRMGRLVLARMKTLEESFADVVKEMREMKSSSTAPTTRRNSSGEELRIGSPLDAARSDRPKSRKGTATPKRAANKRPVSRRSMKESKLGLTMTGDVKGKGKYVAYSTEEEGEGAGDAFLDKTSSL from the exons ATGTCCTCCATAGCCCTGCGTCGCCCTCGACCGGCTCCCCCTCGCCGTGTTTCTGCTCGGCATGACAGCATCTCGCCGTCTACCATCACTCCACTTCGACCATTCCCCGTCCACCGGGGCCATGCCACGGCAGACTTCACAGAAgcagacgacgatgacgaggatgaggatgacggtTTCAATCACAACAATAGCAATAGTTATAATACCAGAAATGATCCGAGCCGTTTCGACGatggcaacaacaacaacaacaacaacaacaacaacaacaacaacaacaacaacaacaacaacaacaacaacaacaacaacaataatagcaacagcaacagcaatggcAGTAACAATACTCGTCGCCGTCGTGCTTACACAACCGATATGCCTCCAGAAGGACTCCGAGGgcacgatgaagacgacgatgatgacgatggagaagaagaacgccAGCCTCGGAGACGCAATACTCTGCCTGTTCTTCcgctcttctcctcctcgcaCCTCG ATGCTCTTCCCGTCTATAGCTTGACTCATGCTATCCGAATCATTGTGAGCTCTCGTACTGAGACGACGCTTACTTGGGACCAGCTACGGTCTCCTCAAGTCTCCCAATTCCTTGTCAAgccgatgcagcagcagattcgAAGCCAGCACTTCTCCCGAGCAACGATTTACGCTCTCATGGCAAACTGTCTCCAGTTCACCAAAGAAGGCCAGCTCTATGCCGCCAATGCTGGCATCAGCAATACGAGAGCCAAGGTCTGTGAGCTGTTAGCCCTGAAGATGCTCAAAGAGTACTCCACTCGCGAGCTGATTGATGCATTGGCCTACGACTTTTATCCTCTCCAGGGCATGCCAGGAGCTCAACCACCTCCCATGACGGCAGGCAGTTCCAGCAGCAAGTCCAAAAACAATCCCCTCGTAGCGTCGCGGACATCGACTCTGGAGGTTGCCATTCGGGCCTCGGCCAAGCATTTCCTTGCCCATCCCGTTGTGGTCCAGCAGCTCGAGGCTATCTGGAATGGTGCCatttctttctattcttcTGCCGATAGCTTGCACCGGGAGTCGCCTTCAAGCCCCTATGCTCGCTACAATAGCCAGCCCAAAGTTGATGATAGGACTCCTCTCTTGGGCTCTCTGCCTCCCAAGCCGGGAAATTTTGCCGTCCCTCCAGGCAGGAGGACTGTGATGTTGTACGATCCTAGACAGGCATCCTTGCTGAAGCTATCTCGTCTCCGTGTGCCGCGATATAGATCTTTCTTGTCTACGCTGTCCCTTGGTGTCCTGATTGGGCTCTTCTTGGCCGTCTTGGCCAAACGATCTGCGCAAATCACTGGCTTAGAACTGGTCTTTTGGTTCTGGAGTGCCGGTTTCATGCTCGATGAGCTCGTGGGCTTCAATGAACAAGGCTTTGCCCTGTACCTCATGAGCTTTTGGAATATCTTTGACCTGGGCATCCTGGTGCTGCTTATTGCCTATTACTGTATGCGTGTCTATGGCGTCTTCCTCGCCGACCCCCATCACTGGAACGCAATGGCTTTTGACGTGTTAGCTGCAAACGCCATCCTGTTGCTGCCTCGCATCTTCAGCGTCCTGGACCACTATCAGTACTTTTCTCAGCTACTGATTGCGTTTCGGCTGATGGCTGTTGACTTGGCAGCCGTCTGTATCTTGATTCTTATTGTGTGTAGCggcttttttgtcttcttcacctCTTCTACCACCTCTAGTAATGGTGCCGAGGTTGCCTACAAGATATTCCAGATCCTCATGGGTTTTACACCCGCCGCTTGGGATGT ATGGCCGTCGTACAACTGGCTTGCGCGAGCATTGCTATGCTTTTTCCTCATCATTTGTCACTTCTTGATTGT GACAATCCTCATCAGCGTTTTGACAAACTCATTTATGGCTATTGCGTCCAACGCCAACGAAGAGCATCA GTTCCTCTTTGCTATCAACACTATTTCCATGGTGAAAAACGACGCGTTGTTCTCATATATTGCTCCTAGCAACATCTTTGCGTGGCTACTCATGCCTCTGCGCTATTGCATGCCCCTTCGCCATTTTGTCTTGCTCAaccgcatcatcatcaaagtaACCCACTGCCCTGTGCTGTTCTGCATCTATTTGTATGAAAGATTCTGGTTGGCGCCGTCTATGTATGAGCCTACGGATCTGGTAGAGAATCCAGGAAGAAGTCGAGCTCGGACGATTTCTTTTGGAGACATGGCCAACAGGACGAACATTTTCAGCCCGAGCATGCGAGTGCGCGAAGAATCTGTGGCGGGGTATCAAAAGGACAGGGCTCTTGACGAGCTATTCTTGCGCATGCCCGATGCTACGAAAGCACAAAGACGGCACGAGAGACGCAAGACGAAAACTGCGATCCGAAATTGGATGGATCGCAATGATCAGGATGTAGGAGGTCCCAACTGGCCACCATCGGACGGTAGAGCCGTGCCCGATTGGCAGAGGAGAATGAGCATGGGCTGGGATCTGCGTTCAAACTCCAGACAGGTTTCTGATATCAGATCCATTGTCAGTGATCCAGCAGACCTAGCATCCAATGCTGGGGGAGCTTCGTACAGGGGCTACCGCATGATGGATCCTCGCTTCACGGATCCTCGCTTCGCCCACCTGACACCTGAGTATAAAGATCACACCGACGCTGATGGAGATGACGAGCTGGTCACAAACGATGAATATGAAGATGAACTTGGCACAAACACGGATCCTCGCGGTCCTAGGAGGGTTAATGCTCTCGCCAGTGAGACGGACGATTATTTCACAACGACTCCTACAGGGGCGCAGTCGGCGGCTATAACTTCGTCTCACAGCTCATCTGACAAAGGAAACTCTTCTAACAAGCCTAGGCGACGCGTAGCACACAATCGCACATTATCCACAAACACCATACTCTTCAATCCTGGCGAAATGGACCACCCACCCGAAAGCTCTGCATCAGCTTCGCCACCCAAAAGACCAGCCCCTACCACAAGCCGAGGTGGAAATGCTGGGGAGGTGACCCCTAGCATGCGCAGCCCCCCTCGACGATCGATGTTCTCACCGCCAACCCTCAATACGCGCTCTACAATGCCTTCACAGGGATTGGCGAGCACTAGCAATTTGAACAGATCGGCTGTTATGGGCCTTGACCCGAGGAACCGCGATCGTACTGTTCGAAGACTGTCGTCCGCCGATCTCAGCATTTTGTCTGACAATACGAATCTTCCTTTTGTCGGAGACATTAACGCTGGCTTAGCGGGCAGTTTCCAGACGCAGATGGCCCTGGCTCTGATGAAGGACAGCCGGCTGCGagatgctggaggagctgatACGGCAGATCGCGATAGGATGGGAAGGCTGGTTCTTGCTCGGATGAAGACTCTGGAAGAAAGTTTTGCAGATGTCGTTAAAGAGATGCGAGAAATGAAGAGTAGCTCCACGGCTCCGACGACGAGGCGAAATTCATCAGGCGAAGAGCTGAGGATAGGATCTCCCCTTGACGCTGCCAGATCAGACCGACCAAAGAGTCGCAAGGGCACAGCAACTCCAAAGAGGGCGGCTAACAAGCGGCCTGTCAGCCGACGGAGTATGAAGGAAAGCAAGCTTGGACTGACGATGACGGGAGATGTCAAGggtaaaggaaaatatgTCGCTTACtcgacagaagaagaaggtgaaggaGCGGGCGACGCCTTTTTGGACAAGACAAGCTCTCTGTAG